The Chelonoidis abingdonii isolate Lonesome George chromosome 23, CheloAbing_2.0, whole genome shotgun sequence genomic sequence caaaaggAATGGCTCATTTCTTTGATTTGTGAATAGGTGTGGGTTGGGAGGCGGGAAGCAAAGGGGTTGATGCTAGAGCTCTGGTCTTTTCCaagtgatgagagagagagagagagaagctggtgTTTGTAACCCCAGAGGCTTGTTGTTTTGTGCATGCAATGCAAGGCAGCCTGACTGGTTCACCATTCACCTCAGATGGTGTGAGTCCAGAATTTTGAGAGTTTCCCACACATTGCTCCATTCACAGTGTTAAACTGTCAACAATAGAAGTGTGCCTCTGCGGGTCCTGAGCAGAAAGCTAATGCCTTCTATACCATCTGGACAGCACTCGGAGAATGCTTTAATCAATGAGGGCTGGTTCAGCCCTTTGCGTTCTCGGGCATTGTGCTGGTGAGAGGATGGCATTATTTAAAAGCACTCATTTCATATTTCCAGATCTGAAAACTGGATCAAAAGCTTCCCTGGCCAAAGGAAACCTCCCATCTCACGGTGCCCTTCTGCTGCTGAAAACACATCCCTTCTCATCCAGCATGTGGCATGACTTACTGTCCAGTGCATCTGACATACTGCCAAACCTGGACACAGAGCTTTGAATTATATTTTCACTGTGAGCTACAACTATCAAAGTGTGTGTGGTCCTGTATTGCTAATataacattaaataataataaaataatattaataataataaataataataataattcaaaatGTATAAAGTGGCCTAAGGCAGACTTTTATTGGGACTTGTGCTGCCGAGTCACCCATgtgctttgaaaaacaaaaacaaaaaaaaatgaataagctATTAACCTATAACATGCCCTGGGGTAGCtgacctatggaactcattgtcacatgAAGTCATGGAGTTAACTACTACAGCAAGTGAATTACAAAAAGCAGCTAGATAACATTATGACAATTTTAGGACCAGTATAATAAACTTTTCAGGATTTCAAACTTTAACAGATTCGCCCTTTCAACAACTCTGTGTGTGTTATTATTTATATGCAGCCATATGTGATACCATTGTTAGCCCCATTTttcatatggggaaactgaggtatggagAGGTCATACAGTGAGCTTAGagaaaaaggtttatttaatttttctttgcattttaaaatgttgacgaAGTGTTAGATGAGGCTTTCATTAACATCTTTGTAACAATGGGGAAACAGGCTTGTAGAAACTCAGGTCCTTAATCTGTGAACAGCAGAGCTGAAGAGCTGGGTTCTGTGAGAGGAAGCCTGGCTTAGGGAATAGAGCCCTGGAGTGCGACTCAGGAGATCAGTATTCTATTCCTGTCTTGACCACTGAGACACTGGATGAttttagactcagactttaaggccaggagggaccatcatgatcatctagtctgacctcccacacatcacaggccacagaatctcatctgCCGTGTAGTAGGCCCATCACCTCTGTCTaggttactgaagtcctcaaatcttgatctAAGGGTttcatgttacagagaatcccccatttactctagttggggagggggaaacacaacccacaagtgacccatgccccacaccaCAGATGAAGGCTAGGTCACTTCCCCCCTCTgcacctcaatttccccatctgtaaaatgggaatagtgatATTGTGAGTGCTACTGCTGAAGAGCACTATATAAAAGTGTTAGATATTATTTCTGTCTCTGGGTACTCTCTCAGGCCCCAGCTTCCAGTTCTGGAACGTGTAGTGCCTGAGAGGACACATTAGCACACACCAAACCCCACTGAAATACTCCATTGCACCAAACCCCATTTTAGGTGCTCCAAGCAAACATGGCAGTTTGACCAGGCATGATAGAAAGAAGTGGCACCTCTGTCAATACAAGATCTCGCATACTTGCTCTGACATGATTCTAGATTCTAACATCCTGGCTCAGGTCAGCAGGTGACTGTGCCTCTGGTGTGGTAGACAACTAGAGAGTGGAGCTTACTGATATCTccaaccctcccactccactTTAAATGGCATCTTAACCGCCCCCCCCCACCGAAAAGTGATTCCTTTTTGTTACCATCCCCCGTATTTCCTGTGCGCATGTTGTGTGACtttgggggtggttttttcaAGTACACTACTTCTGATTGTTCTTTAGGATTACACTATTCAATTGCGGTCCACCCTCTGAAcctgtgtgtgtagctgtgtgtgtgtctgatggGGAATCATAGCAACGTAGCACTGGAGAGGTCATCTCgcccagtcccctgtgctgaggcaggactatgtattatctGGACCACTTCTGgcctgcttttaaaaacattcactGATGTAGATTCtacaaactccctaggcaatttgttccagtgcttaactaccctgactatgaggaagtttttcctaatttccaacctaaacctcccttgctgtaatttgcTTAAATtacattgcttcttgtcctattcccCTATTGCACATGGGGTCTGAGGCACAGaagagtgttgtgaggcttagtTCATGATCGTTTGTTTAATGCTCTGAGATATCAAATGGAAGATGCCAGGGAAGGGCaaaacttattattattattgtacagATTTGCCAGACCATCACAGAAGGAATTGAGATtgcccagaaaaaaaaagcaaaaaaataaagatttaagtCTTTTAAAGAATAATAGAGGAAACAAAATGTCTATAAAAGATGCAGAGAAAAGCATTTTGAACTGTATCTTTCTTAAAAAGATCCCCTCCCCAAAAACATGTGTTTTCCCTTTTGATTTTGATCTCAGTTGCTTGAAAATTGACAAGCTCTGTATTCATCTAAATATGGtttaatgtcagtgaaaataTTTAGTCTCTCCAATTCTGGATGTTTTCCTTTACAGCTTCTTTTCTGGGCACAGGAAAGTAGGGGGCATTTTCCTTTCCTGGGAGCTGTCTTCTGTGCTTAATTTCACCACAGCCTGGGAAAAGGCAGCATATTGAGATGCTGACGTTCCCAACATCAGGCACAAGTTTGATTATAATGATGGCTAACGCTTTCCCACGTTCTTATCCTTGTCCCTCCAAGGCCAGTCCCTATTGTGTAACACGCTCCCCAGTCCACCTGCTCCGTTGGGAGCAGAGTATTATCCCCAGGCAACTCACAGTCAATTTACCATGCTGTAATAGATGCTTTCTCTATTGTCCTGATAAATGCATGGATTGGCTAGTGAGTGTGGGAAACTCAAAGAAGCTTAGGACCCAGACATTTGTATGCAGCTTATGGGTATAAATAGAAGAGCTTTTCAGCTCCCTTCTGCACTGGCTAAACAGCAAGATTGGAAGTGAAACCTGCACTTGAACGTTTGGGATAATGGCACCCAATACCTTCTCACTGGAAATCCTAACATCCAAAGAGAAAAACAGAGTAAGTATTCACTGCATATTGCAACATGCACTGGCTAAAGGGCAAGCAGCTGATACAGGCTGAGCTGCTTACACAGAGAAGATGGGAAATGGATGGAAAAGAGAAATGCTGTCACTAACTTTTTCTCCCCTCTTGCGTTACAGCTAAGGAAGCCGATTGTAGAGAAGCTGCGCCGGGACCGGATTAACAGCAGCATTGAGCAGCTGAAACTCCTGCTGGAGAAGGAGTTCCAGAGACACCAGCCCAACTCCAAGCTGGAGAAAGCCGACATCCTGGAGATGACTGTCAGCTACTTGAAATACGGTCAAAGTAAGAGCCTTCCCCTTTGCTCTTGAATAACTCCCCTGCGCTGTATTTATCCCTGGTCCAAACTCCATCCTAGATGTCCCTATCTAAAACccatctctttcttctttctcttcccagCTTTTGCATCctcttctccaagcctgcagcAGGATTACAGTGAAGGGTATTCctggtgcctcaaagaggcactGCAGTTCTTGTCTCTCCATTCTGCGAACACGGAAACCCAGATGAAACTGCTGTGCCACTTCCAGAGGCCTCAAGTTACAGCCAAGGACTCAAATTCTCCAGCTTCATCCTCTGCAGCCCACCAAAGGTCTGCAAAACAAGCAGCACTGAAACCCACCAGCAGACTTTGGAGGCCCTGGTAGATTACAAGGACTTTTGTATGGTTTCTGTACATTCACTCATATTCCAGAGGAGACTGTGACTTGCTGTACAAGTCCTCTCACTCCTCTAATGAGTAGGGAAGAATACTTTCCTTTTACAGAGCATACTTATGCTTGGATGTCAGTTTTCCTTCTCCTAGAAGGATCTAAATGCTCCCACCATGGGGAGAGGTAGCTATTCTAAAAGAATGTGCAAAGTAATCCATGGTAGGATGACCGAGCAGTTGTTCAAAAGGGAACGTTTAATGGTTTTTTAACCTTGCTGAGGTTTTTGAGTGTGTTTGTTTAGAAAGAAGTAACTTCTAGGAAGTTTAAGCTACAGTTTTCAAGAGTGTCCACTCAACTGGAGTGCCTCTGTTTTTAGCGGCCCAACCTGAGACTCACAGAACATTGATTTTCGAAGCGTGCAGCATCCCACTCCACTTGATTTCAGCTGGAATTGTGGGAGTTCAAAACTTGTGAAAAATCAATGTCCTGCGAATCACAAGGTGAGCATCCAATCTTAGTggccacctttgaaaatctggctctcaCGTTGTTGCTGTAAGGGGTTCTATAAAGTTTATAGAGTTTATTAAGTGTACTTGGAAAAATGTTACACCATAACTCAAGCTATGTAGAGGAGATTCTTCAGGAGGTATTGCTCTCAAAAGCAGAGTATTGTTTCTTATGTTCAGGATATGCAATGCCTTTTATAAAGGCAGTAACTTGTTTTGTATCCTCACAGGAAGGAAGGTATCAGCTTGTGTTGTCAGTTTTATGAGAAATATTTAGCAAAAGTCTTTCATGAAAGGCAACCATACAAGTTATATTTACACTTTTGGTACCATAATGTTATGGAAGATAGTCTATTCACTATAATCCTCAGAGGATGCTGTGATGTGTATGTGTTAGGTGCACTGATTGTATGATCTGTGTTTGAAAGCATTTTGAATGTCAAAAGTTGCAGAAACTTTGCACactgttaaaataaaatctgattacTGAATCTGTATGCAGCAAGTCATTCTCTCCTATGTAGAAATCCCTAACTGATGCCCCTTTGACAGAGGCTTCACAGGATAGTGCTGTTTAAAGAACTGACATAGGAGACCTCACAATAGATACACAAAGATTACAGTTCAGCTGTGGAGCAGGTTTGCCAAGTTTGGTCTGAGGCACTGTAATTTGAATGACTCCTATTGATTAACATACAGAATGGCACTGACAAGATCCAGAAGGAGCCACAGTCAGCCTTCCTCAGctgtgagtaagggtttgcaggatcaagcactCACGTTCTATATTGCAGCAGCATGCACATCCTCACTCACTATCCAGAGTCAAGATTTCTTTAATTCAAAGGTGTTTGCCTTTGGGTTTAATAAGGCAAATCCACTGTACTCATGGCTGATATCCCTGTGTTGTTGAGACTGCTCCAGGAGACAGTGAGGGGAAAGCAAAGCCCTCGTTAAGGGGAAGAGTCGAATAAATATGATTCTATAGCAAACTTCTCATAGATCTCATAATCATTTAACAAGGCTGCTCACAAATTAGTTCAAAGACTGAGACACTTAACTTTAGTACTGTACTTTTAACTGATCCTTTTGTGGCTTCTTATTCACACGCTAGATATACTCCctttaacaaacaaaatcaaacaccTTGCAGACATCCAACAATAATATGAAGCCCTTACATATTACAATTCCCACTTTAGATCTAGAAGAACTGAGACAGAGATTAAAGTAAAAATATTCCAAACAGTTCTCTAAACttcagatgcccaacttcagACATCTAAGACCTGATTTTCCAAGGTGATAAATACCGTATACACAGCTTTGCTGACTTCACCTGGAGTTGTGAGCACTCAGCACGTTCAGAAATCACTCCCAAAAAATGAAGGCAACCAAACATCAGTAGACACTTAGACCCAAGTGACTTACCCAACATCACAGAAAAGGTGAGTGTCACAGCTGGATTTAACTCAGGAGTTTGTGGGTCTCAGTCCCATATTCAGACTGATAGGTCCAGGATGGCTCTGATGTATCTATGAATAAGAAAATAAGGGTCATTATTTTAGATGCAGATAATCCATTTTAAGTAAAGAAGAATAAACTTCCCAAGTGAAAATAAACTTTGCTAGGTACTTAATGTTTAATTCCcttctttttatatattaaatagaTGTGGGGCAGCAATAGTTACTAGTAAGACATGCAGCGAAATTTAGATCCAAATAGTTTTCCACATAAAGCAGAAATATTTGTAGCTACTTCATTCATCCTTGCGGGGAAAAGCCAGTATATATGGGGCTTGAACCTGTAATGCTGATGTGAATGGGAGCAGTATTAGGGCCACAGAGTGGGAAAATCAGAGGCTACAAAACTCAAACGATGTGTTAGGCCAACAAGCTATCCCTTTATTCAGAGAAAAAGGAATAATAGGAGCTATTAAGTGGATGATAACCCTTAACTCTCCCTCACTTCAGTTAAACCCAAATGTATCTCCATTCCGCACCAACCTGCCTTTACCTCCTATTTGTCAGTGCAAATGTTTTACCTAAGAATGCAGAAGCACATAGGAAAGGTGCTAGAAAATGGTGTTTGCAGTAAGGGAATGTATCCCACCTggaatcacagaaattagagGTCTGTCAGGTCTCACCTAATCTGTCTCCTACAGCACATCTGCTAGCATTTTGTCTAGTCCTATATAAATATCTCAATTGTTGGAGTTTCCAGCTGTAAGCTCTATGTATTGCCACTGCTCTTGCTGTTTGCC encodes the following:
- the HES5 gene encoding transcription factor HES-5, with amino-acid sequence MAPNTFSLEILTSKEKNRLRKPIVEKLRRDRINSSIEQLKLLLEKEFQRHQPNSKLEKADILEMTVSYLKYGQTFASSSPSLQQDYSEGYSWCLKEALQFLSLHSANTETQMKLLCHFQRPQVTAKDSNSPASSSAAHQRSAKQAALKPTSRLWRPW